In Acidobacteriota bacterium, one genomic interval encodes:
- a CDS encoding alpha/beta hydrolase codes for MLQQARLLTIAFLSCLTILSAANSALGAMPAEGESRYAKLDGHRVHYRNHGKGREALVFVHGWTCNLNFWNGQLPAFEGKQRVILVDLPGHGQSDKPQLSYTMDLFARAVEAVLRDAGVDRAVLVGHSMGTPVIREFYRKYPRKTLALVIVDGPLRAFGDKKMMEQFIAPLRGPGYKEAASRFIDSMFGQNATAEMRAEIKNSMLSTPQAVAISAMEGMAEESIWKQDKINVPVLAVMAKSPFYPADTEQFYRGIAPNIEYQIWDGVGHFLMMEKPGEFNELLAAFVVKNGLLKK; via the coding sequence ATGCTTCAGCAAGCGCGCCTTCTCACAATCGCATTCCTCTCCTGTTTGACAATCCTCTCCGCGGCCAACTCGGCCCTTGGGGCGATGCCGGCCGAAGGCGAGTCGCGTTACGCGAAGCTCGATGGCCACCGTGTTCACTACCGGAATCACGGCAAGGGCCGCGAAGCGCTGGTCTTTGTCCACGGCTGGACTTGTAATCTCAATTTTTGGAACGGTCAGTTGCCCGCGTTCGAGGGCAAGCAGCGCGTCATCCTCGTCGATCTTCCCGGTCACGGGCAAAGTGACAAGCCACAACTCAGCTACACGATGGACTTGTTCGCCCGCGCGGTTGAGGCGGTGCTCCGCGATGCCGGAGTGGATCGAGCGGTTCTGGTTGGACACAGCATGGGCACACCGGTCATTCGCGAGTTCTACCGGAAGTATCCCCGGAAGACGCTTGCGCTGGTTATCGTCGATGGCCCGCTTCGCGCTTTCGGCGACAAAAAGATGATGGAGCAGTTCATTGCGCCGCTCCGGGGCCCGGGCTACAAGGAAGCAGCGAGCCGGTTCATCGATAGTATGTTTGGCCAGAACGCAACGGCGGAGATGCGAGCCGAGATCAAGAACTCGATGTTAAGCACGCCTCAGGCCGTCGCAATCAGCGCGATGGAAGGGATGGCCGAGGAGTCGATCTGGAAGCAGGACAAGATCAATGTCCCGGTGCTCGCTGTTATGGCCAAGTCTCCTTTCTACCCCGCCGATACCGAACAGTTCTATCGCGGCATAGCGCCCAACATCGAGTATCAGATTTGGGACGGCGTTGGCCACTTCTTGATGATGGAGAAGCCCGGCGAGTTCAACGAGCTGCTGGCAGCGTTTGTGGTGAAGAACGGTCTCTTGAAAAAATAG
- the ahcY gene encoding adenosylhomocysteinase: protein MTTSTQVPNYDVKDLGLAKAGRKRIEWAEREMPVLRLIRERFERERPLAGKKMIACCHITTETANLARALKAAGVDAVLIASNPLSTQDDVAAALVVEYGIPVFAIKGETPETYNRHVRMALDHEPDLIIDDGSDVVATMVKERPELIEKIIGTTEETTTGLVRLRALEKSGRMTWPTIAVNDAQTKHFFDNRYGTGQSTLDGVIRATNILLAGRAIVVVGYGWCGKGVAMRGRGMGANVIVCEINPIRAIEAVMDGMRVMTMEEAAPLGDIFITVTGNRHVIDGPHFAKMHDGALVANSGHFDVELNLVALQEMSEEKEQLRPFVEQYKLKSTGNRVMVLGEGRLINLAAAEGHPASVMDMSFANQALSCEYLVKNEGKLPPGVQLLPEEVDNEIASLKLAAMGIKIDRLTPEMIEYMNTWEAGT, encoded by the coding sequence ATGACCACTAGCACTCAAGTACCAAACTACGATGTTAAGGATCTGGGTCTCGCTAAGGCCGGCCGCAAGCGTATCGAGTGGGCGGAACGTGAGATGCCCGTGCTCCGCCTTATCCGGGAACGGTTCGAGCGCGAACGCCCTCTTGCAGGAAAGAAGATGATCGCCTGCTGCCACATCACGACCGAAACCGCGAATCTCGCTCGCGCCTTGAAAGCCGCCGGAGTCGACGCGGTGTTGATCGCCTCCAATCCGCTGTCAACTCAAGATGACGTCGCGGCAGCGCTTGTCGTCGAGTACGGCATTCCGGTCTTTGCGATCAAGGGGGAAACTCCCGAGACTTACAACCGGCACGTGAGAATGGCTCTCGACCACGAGCCTGATTTGATCATCGACGACGGCTCGGATGTCGTCGCAACCATGGTCAAGGAGCGTCCCGAGCTTATCGAGAAGATTATCGGAACAACCGAGGAAACAACTACCGGTCTTGTTCGTCTGCGCGCCCTCGAAAAGAGCGGGCGCATGACCTGGCCGACCATCGCCGTAAACGACGCACAGACGAAGCACTTCTTCGACAATCGCTACGGGACAGGCCAGTCGACTCTCGACGGCGTGATTCGCGCGACGAACATTTTGCTTGCCGGCCGCGCAATCGTCGTAGTCGGCTACGGCTGGTGCGGCAAAGGCGTGGCAATGCGTGGCCGGGGCATGGGAGCAAACGTCATCGTCTGCGAGATCAATCCGATTCGCGCCATCGAGGCCGTTATGGACGGAATGCGAGTGATGACCATGGAGGAAGCCGCGCCGCTTGGCGATATTTTCATCACCGTCACCGGCAACCGTCACGTGATCGACGGCCCTCATTTCGCCAAGATGCATGACGGAGCGCTCGTTGCAAACTCCGGACACTTCGACGTCGAGCTGAATCTGGTCGCGCTCCAGGAGATGAGCGAGGAAAAAGAGCAACTGCGCCCGTTCGTGGAACAATACAAGCTGAAAAGCACGGGCAACCGGGTGATGGTGCTCGGCGAAGGCCGGCTGATCAACCTCGCAGCCGCCGAAGGCCACCCGGCTTCGGTGATGGATATGAGCTTCGCCAATCAGGCTCTGTCGTGCGAGTACCTGGTGAAGAACGAGGGCAAGCTCCCGCCGGGTGTTCAGCTTCTGCCCGAAGAAGTCGACAACGAGATCGCCTCGCTCAAGCTTGCGGCGATGGGAATCAAGATCGACCGTCTCACGCCCGAAATGATCGAGTATATGAACACGTGGGAGGCAGGGACTTGA